One genomic window of bacterium includes the following:
- a CDS encoding response regulator, translating to MNIVEILLVEDNPGDVELTTMALQDAKIINHVTVVEDGLEAMALLHRRGKYATASRPDAILLDLNLPKMDGRAVLAEIKRDEDLRTIPVVVLTTSDDDADILKAYDLHANCYVTKPVDVKQFLKVVKSIEDFWFTIVKLPGKKKMKRK from the coding sequence ATGAACATTGTTGAAATACTCCTGGTTGAGGATAATCCTGGCGATGTGGAACTGACCACTATGGCCCTTCAAGATGCCAAGATCATTAACCATGTGACGGTTGTCGAGGATGGGCTGGAGGCTATGGCACTATTACACCGCCGAGGGAAATATGCCACGGCTTCTCGTCCGGACGCTATTCTGCTCGACCTCAATCTGCCCAAGATGGACGGCCGTGCTGTCCTGGCGGAAATCAAAAGGGATGAAGATCTCAGGACGATACCGGTTGTAGTGCTTACAACATCGGATGACGATGCAGATATTTTGAAGGCTTACGATCTCCATGCCAATTGCTATGTCACCAAGCCTGTCGACGTTAAGCAGTTCCTTAAGGTTGTGAAATCTATTGAGGACTTTTGGTTTACCATCGTAAAGCTTCCGGGAAAAAAGAAGATGAAAAGAAAATGA